From Kitasatospora sp. MAP12-44:
GCGGGCGGATCGGCCAGCGCCAGCTTCAGCAGCTCCTGGCACTGCCCGGACAGGCAGCCAAGCGCGCCGGCCACCTCCCCCGCCTGCTGGGCGGCGATCAGCAGCTGCTCGGGGCTCTCGCCGTGGCCGACGTAGCCGTCCAGCGTCTCGGCGTCGCCGACCACCACCAGGCGCCGCCCGCGGGTCACCACCTTGAGCGCCTCGCGCCGGGCGACGGTGGCCAGCCAGTGGCCGAGCCGCTCCGGATCGCGTATCCGGTCCACGTTCTGGACGAGTTTGAGCCAGGTGAGCTGACGGACGTCCTCGGCGTCCGCGGCGCTGAGCCGGTAGGAGCGGAGCACCGCGCCGATCAGGCGGGTGAACCGCTCCACCATCTCGTCCCAGGCCGCCTGTTCTCCCTTCGAGCATCTGGTCAGCAGATCCGAGTTGGGTGTGCCGTGCATGTGAGGCCTCCCCCTTGGCGACAGGTCAATTGCAAGGGCAGCGAGCGGTCCGGACAAGCGAGCGAGGTTGTCAGGACCCGGACTGTCCTGGTCCGGACGATCCGGCGGGCAGCAGTTCGGCCATCGCCGAGCGCAGCCGTACGGGTACCGGGCCGGGCTGCGCCTCGGTGTGCCGGATGGCCACCCCGAGTGCGAAGCGGTCCCACACCTGGAGCACCTCGACCTGCCAGAGCGGGCGCTCCTCGGCCGGGATCTC
This genomic window contains:
- a CDS encoding sigma-70 family RNA polymerase sigma factor, whose translation is MHGTPNSDLLTRCSKGEQAAWDEMVERFTRLIGAVLRSYRLSAADAEDVRQLTWLKLVQNVDRIRDPERLGHWLATVARREALKVVTRGRRLVVVGDAETLDGYVGHGESPEQLLIAAQQAGEVAGALGCLSGQCQELLKLALADPPASYDEIAAALGMTVGSVGPIRTRCLRRLRRALDAKEAAEAGQEVTV